A DNA window from Paenibacillus sp. HWE-109 contains the following coding sequences:
- a CDS encoding helix-turn-helix domain-containing protein, which translates to MFLKKSSFTRNGKSYLYYKIVSTYKDDAGKNKHRVVKHLGKLTDEEAAEVRQALKEQGQWQAGQKVGSVESEVSHLAEVRQDIPVFVLLDTKQLTYEPFAQKEWNVTEVDMLLLVREGTGELFMDGKKVVLRYGMVVYAPSGSGMHVVNTSSSLLQLDRIAFDVLQRSSTAADRGAYLPHKMKRMFQEPIQLQTPYWALQISKELDAMQVSGQPQGLFKRQLLFYTMMDRIVRHTSEERPLETHNVITHAVSLIDQHYRDDLTRDQIAEQLGISPEHFSRLFKREKGMSFIDYLLHLRIEKSRELLLLSKFNLQEIAEEVGFQSQYYFSRKFKQLVGVSPSTYLLQPKKYVSLDACMTSSLLTLGVVPRVGIMNPWMSEHYQSLLSQAEFKPIEGLDEHSAVMVTELQPDLIFSNIHKQDMNWIRSLGPVASVDMENMEWRAHLRFIADVVGKQQEAEVWLQTFDQQLAAAREQLGSHLSAQDTFIIMKVVSGKIYIYGDLRSMGGPMLYRGLLLSPPPIVKEHIIDAKLLNRCISLSELGEYSADHVFLINYESNWLESGESFKAHPNWKKFAAVRKNQVYEVNRDVFYGFDPLSLKLQLQEIIKRLSSQL; encoded by the coding sequence CCGAGGTGCGTCAGGCATTGAAGGAACAAGGTCAGTGGCAAGCCGGGCAGAAGGTTGGATCAGTGGAAAGTGAAGTCAGTCATTTGGCTGAGGTGCGGCAGGATATCCCCGTATTTGTCTTATTGGATACGAAGCAGTTGACCTACGAACCTTTCGCTCAAAAAGAATGGAATGTGACAGAAGTGGATATGCTGCTGCTCGTTCGTGAGGGGACTGGCGAGTTGTTCATGGATGGGAAGAAGGTCGTACTTAGGTACGGGATGGTTGTATATGCGCCTTCCGGCAGCGGGATGCATGTCGTCAATACGAGCAGCAGCCTGCTGCAGCTCGATCGGATTGCCTTCGATGTGCTGCAGCGAAGCAGCACGGCTGCGGATCGAGGCGCCTATCTTCCGCATAAGATGAAGCGTATGTTTCAAGAGCCGATTCAACTGCAAACGCCATATTGGGCGCTTCAGATATCCAAAGAATTGGATGCGATGCAAGTGAGTGGACAACCGCAAGGATTGTTTAAGCGGCAGCTATTATTTTATACAATGATGGATCGGATTGTTCGCCATACAAGTGAAGAGCGACCACTGGAAACGCATAATGTCATCACACATGCGGTTTCCCTCATCGATCAGCATTATAGGGATGATTTGACACGCGATCAGATCGCCGAGCAGCTAGGCATTAGTCCGGAGCATTTCTCCCGATTGTTCAAAAGAGAGAAAGGCATGAGCTTTATCGACTATTTGCTCCATCTTCGCATTGAGAAATCGCGGGAGCTGCTGCTGCTCTCCAAATTCAATCTGCAAGAAATTGCTGAGGAAGTAGGCTTTCAGAGTCAATATTATTTCAGCCGGAAATTTAAACAATTAGTCGGTGTTTCACCTAGCACGTACCTGCTTCAGCCCAAGAAATATGTATCGTTGGATGCTTGCATGACATCAAGCTTGCTTACTTTGGGCGTCGTTCCGCGTGTCGGCATCATGAACCCCTGGATGTCGGAGCATTACCAGAGCTTGCTCAGTCAGGCGGAGTTTAAGCCGATTGAGGGCTTGGACGAGCATAGCGCAGTAATGGTCACGGAGCTGCAGCCGGATCTTATTTTCTCTAATATTCATAAGCAGGATATGAATTGGATACGCAGTTTAGGCCCAGTCGCGTCGGTCGATATGGAAAATATGGAGTGGCGGGCCCACCTCCGCTTTATTGCCGATGTCGTGGGCAAGCAGCAGGAGGCGGAAGTATGGCTGCAAACGTTCGATCAGCAACTTGCAGCGGCTAGAGAGCAGCTTGGAAGTCATCTATCTGCACAGGATACCTTCATCATCATGAAAGTTGTATCCGGTAAAATATATATTTACGGTGATTTGAGAAGCATGGGCGGGCCCATGCTCTATCGAGGGTTACTACTGTCTCCACCGCCAATCGTCAAGGAGCATATTATCGATGCGAAGCTGCTGAACCGCTGCATATCGCTGTCTGAACTAGGCGAGTACTCCGCTGATCATGTTTTCCTCATTAATTATGAATCCAATTGGCTGGAAAGCGGGGAATCCTTCAAAGCGCATCCGAACTGGAAGAAATTCGCAGCCGTTCGCAAAAATCAGGTCTATGAAGTCAATCGTGATGTCTTCTATGGCTTCGACCCGCTTTCCTTAAAGCTTCAATTGCAGGAAATTATTAAGCGCCTTTCATCACAATTGTAG
- a CDS encoding ABC transporter substrate-binding protein gives MIVKKTWLSAGMTALLLVLSACGNGTDTTSSTKTGTQATTTPAATAQAEATASAPKTYAAKTAKGDVTIPAAPKRVVAAYYHGTLAALGITPIGASKEWWMGSPFLKEQEAKMADIGSPASLEKVTSMDPDLIVINGFSEENYDKFAKITPTVFIPYTSYKNVREEMKLLGDTFGRQKEAADWLVKYEQKAKESREKIKASVKEDESAVIINVREKKISLLGDNYGRGGEVIYNMLKFKVPDFVQKQAIDSGKQLVEISMETLPTYANADHIFICMNAGTTEEQVKAVLDSPVWKTLPAVKNNKVHILDYNTYLYYDPISILGQADLITDMLVKSGS, from the coding sequence ATGATCGTCAAGAAAACATGGTTATCCGCAGGGATGACAGCTTTGCTGCTCGTTTTGAGCGCTTGCGGCAACGGTACAGATACAACAAGCTCAACCAAGACAGGCACGCAAGCAACAACAACCCCTGCGGCAACTGCGCAAGCAGAAGCTACGGCTTCAGCGCCGAAGACATATGCAGCGAAAACTGCGAAGGGAGATGTGACAATTCCGGCTGCACCCAAGCGTGTCGTAGCAGCTTATTATCATGGGACATTGGCTGCACTAGGCATTACGCCAATCGGCGCCAGTAAGGAGTGGTGGATGGGCAGCCCGTTCCTCAAGGAGCAAGAAGCGAAAATGGCGGATATTGGATCTCCTGCTTCTTTGGAAAAAGTGACGTCCATGGACCCCGATTTGATTGTCATCAACGGATTCTCGGAAGAGAATTACGATAAGTTTGCTAAAATCACTCCAACCGTATTTATTCCTTATACCTCTTATAAAAATGTCAGAGAAGAAATGAAGCTGCTCGGCGACACATTCGGCCGACAAAAGGAAGCCGCAGATTGGCTGGTTAAATATGAGCAGAAAGCTAAGGAGAGCCGCGAGAAGATTAAAGCTTCGGTCAAAGAAGACGAATCGGCTGTCATTATCAATGTCCGCGAGAAAAAGATTTCGCTGCTCGGTGATAATTATGGGCGAGGCGGCGAAGTCATTTACAATATGCTTAAATTCAAGGTGCCTGATTTTGTACAAAAGCAAGCCATTGACAGCGGCAAGCAGCTAGTCGAAATCTCGATGGAAACATTGCCGACATATGCCAATGCGGATCATATTTTCATCTGTATGAATGCCGGCACAACGGAAGAGCAGGTGAAAGCGGTTCTGGATAGTCCCGTCTGGAAGACGCTTCCCGCTGTGAAGAACAATAAAGTGCACATTCTGGACTATAATACATACCTTTATTACGATCCAATTTCCATACTTGGCCAAGCGGATTTGATCACAGATATGCTCGTTAAGAGCGGCTCTTAA
- a CDS encoding FAD-binding protein, with amino-acid sequence MENNRNWAGNYTYRATQLHVPGNVEQVQELVACSKQIKVLGTRHSFNSIADCAEGLLSLQNLNQVIALDRVNHTVTVEGGIRYGELCQYLHNEGYALHNLASLPHITVAGACATATHGSGDRNGNLATAVAAMEIVQADGSVVVFSRAQQNGDFLGAVVGLGALGVVTKITLDVIPDFQMSQHVYDNLPWAQLEKHFDDIFSSGYSVSLFTDWKMASFNQVWLKRQMVKQASDQAESEFFGARLADSPRHPVPGHTAENCSQQLGVQGPWHERLPHFRMDFTPSAGEELQSEYFVPRSDAYAALCALNRIREHIAPLLYISEVRTVAADNLWMSPCYKQGSIAIHFTWKPNWEAVRQVLPMIEKELAPFQARPHWGKLFTMPPAQVKSLYAKLPDFHKLLLRCDPQGKFRNDFLDTYVMGNERQ; translated from the coding sequence TTGGAGAATAATCGGAATTGGGCTGGAAATTACACGTATAGAGCTACTCAACTTCATGTTCCAGGAAACGTGGAACAAGTACAAGAATTAGTAGCTTGCAGCAAACAAATCAAGGTGCTTGGCACGAGGCACTCTTTTAATAGCATCGCCGACTGTGCGGAAGGGCTTCTCTCCCTTCAGAATCTGAACCAAGTCATCGCCTTAGATCGTGTGAACCATACAGTAACGGTTGAGGGCGGAATAAGATATGGAGAACTCTGTCAATATCTTCACAATGAGGGCTATGCGCTTCACAATTTGGCGTCGCTGCCGCATATTACCGTCGCAGGTGCATGCGCAACGGCAACGCATGGATCAGGTGATCGGAATGGCAATTTGGCTACCGCTGTAGCTGCAATGGAGATCGTCCAAGCTGATGGGAGCGTAGTCGTGTTCTCTCGTGCGCAGCAAAACGGAGACTTCTTAGGCGCAGTCGTTGGGCTTGGAGCATTGGGCGTAGTCACGAAAATCACATTGGATGTAATTCCGGATTTTCAGATGAGCCAGCATGTGTACGACAACCTGCCTTGGGCACAGCTAGAAAAACACTTCGACGATATTTTCTCCAGTGGCTATAGTGTTAGTCTGTTCACTGATTGGAAGATGGCGAGTTTCAATCAAGTCTGGCTGAAGCGTCAAATGGTTAAACAGGCTTCTGATCAGGCAGAATCTGAATTTTTCGGCGCGAGACTTGCCGACTCGCCGCGGCATCCGGTACCTGGACATACGGCTGAGAATTGCAGTCAACAGCTGGGTGTACAGGGGCCTTGGCATGAACGATTGCCGCACTTTCGCATGGATTTCACCCCGAGTGCGGGTGAGGAGCTCCAAAGCGAGTACTTCGTACCGCGAAGCGATGCCTACGCTGCCTTGTGTGCGCTTAATCGCATTCGGGAGCATATCGCGCCACTGCTTTATATCTCTGAGGTTCGTACCGTTGCGGCAGACAACTTGTGGATGAGTCCTTGTTACAAACAAGGGTCAATAGCTATTCATTTTACATGGAAACCGAATTGGGAAGCCGTCCGGCAAGTGCTGCCGATGATCGAAAAGGAGCTTGCGCCTTTCCAGGCACGTCCACATTGGGGGAAATTGTTTACCATGCCGCCCGCTCAGGTAAAATCCCTCTATGCGAAGCTGCCAGACTTTCATAAGCTGCTTCTGCGTTGTGATCCGCAAGGTAAGTTCCGGAATGACTTTTTAGATACATATGTGATGGGAAACGAAAGACAATGA
- a CDS encoding alpha/beta hydrolase — MNKWLRRLWKTVVIGLAAILVLLGSGAIFEQVSVRRDLKSYTPSGKLYKVDGKNMHLFSGGQGDVTVVFASGWGTANPYVDFSPLYEKLTPHVKFAVYDRFGYGYSDTTDKKRDIDTITNEIHEVLQLSGQKPPYLFVGHSLGSLETLRFAQKYPGEVKGIVMLDSGSPEYYYNDADPVSDGLMKKLLIKSGVIRLLFQSDSVVASSRSIRNDLKFVPEELKGIDLTASLLKLENANIADELQQFKVNAKVVLDNKKPFPFPITILTSDYLGVTNEVWNKYEAEFTSWSLQGKQLVVVDTEHYIHQYRPDLVADEILALAKK, encoded by the coding sequence ATGAATAAATGGCTTAGAAGATTATGGAAGACTGTTGTTATCGGGTTGGCAGCTATTCTTGTTCTACTGGGATCAGGTGCGATATTTGAGCAGGTGAGCGTCCGAAGGGATCTGAAATCATATACACCTAGCGGCAAATTGTACAAAGTGGATGGAAAAAACATGCATTTATTTTCCGGCGGTCAAGGGGATGTTACGGTTGTATTCGCATCTGGTTGGGGTACAGCCAATCCGTATGTTGATTTCTCTCCGTTATATGAGAAGCTTACGCCACATGTTAAATTCGCCGTGTATGATCGGTTCGGGTATGGGTACAGTGATACGACGGACAAGAAACGCGACATTGATACAATCACGAACGAAATACACGAAGTGCTGCAGCTATCCGGCCAAAAGCCGCCGTACCTGTTCGTGGGGCATTCTCTAGGTTCCCTTGAAACGCTGCGGTTTGCGCAGAAATACCCGGGTGAAGTAAAAGGCATCGTGATGCTGGATAGCGGAAGTCCGGAATATTATTACAATGACGCAGATCCAGTAAGTGACGGCTTAATGAAAAAGCTGCTCATAAAATCAGGCGTGATTCGGTTGCTTTTTCAATCTGACAGTGTTGTCGCTAGCTCGCGTTCAATTCGTAACGACTTGAAGTTCGTGCCGGAGGAACTGAAAGGGATTGACCTGACAGCTTCATTGCTGAAGCTTGAAAATGCCAATATAGCAGACGAGCTGCAGCAATTCAAGGTTAATGCGAAGGTCGTATTGGATAACAAAAAGCCTTTCCCGTTCCCTATTACCATACTGACATCGGATTACTTAGGTGTTACCAATGAGGTTTGGAACAAATACGAGGCGGAATTCACTTCCTGGTCCTTACAAGGGAAGCAGCTGGTAGTCGTGGATACGGAGCATTATATCCATCAATACCGCCCTGATCTCGTAGCAGATGAAATATTGGCCTTGGCCAAAAAATAG
- a CDS encoding sigma-70 family RNA polymerase sigma factor codes for MDPFSNTIEDLYSTYKPHLFSIAYRMLGSRADAEDMVQDLFISIYDYLNDNITNIKSYLSKMMVNRCLNELKSARKQRISYVGNWLPEPTVQLIEDSPLEIIERQESISYGFLILMDKLTPLERAVFILKEVLAYEHGEIGEILNKSEVNCRKIFSRVKKKIDLSSVKHDVQSTYLLEKNELVTRFIAAISNGQIQSLVEMLTEDVILIADGGGKVSAATHPISNRARVLDILRALSINRFPESKAQLIEVNNQPGILLTKEGIPTGVICFEWDALATSIQRIYIIVNPDKITALIL; via the coding sequence ATGGATCCATTTTCTAATACCATTGAGGACTTGTATTCAACCTACAAACCTCATTTATTTTCAATTGCATACCGTATGCTTGGCTCTAGAGCAGATGCTGAGGATATGGTTCAAGATTTGTTTATAAGCATATATGACTATTTGAACGACAATATTACTAATATTAAATCCTATTTAAGCAAAATGATGGTCAATCGATGTTTGAACGAATTAAAATCTGCGCGCAAACAAAGAATTAGCTACGTCGGGAATTGGCTTCCAGAACCAACTGTACAACTTATCGAAGATAGTCCGTTAGAAATCATTGAGCGTCAAGAATCTATTTCGTATGGTTTTCTTATTCTTATGGATAAGCTTACTCCCTTGGAACGAGCTGTGTTTATTTTAAAAGAAGTCTTGGCTTATGAACATGGTGAAATTGGCGAAATACTTAATAAATCAGAGGTCAATTGTCGAAAAATATTCAGCCGTGTCAAGAAAAAAATAGATTTATCCTCGGTAAAACATGATGTGCAATCAACGTATCTACTGGAAAAAAATGAATTGGTAACTCGCTTCATTGCAGCCATTTCGAATGGTCAGATACAATCTCTGGTGGAAATGTTAACCGAGGATGTCATTTTGATTGCCGACGGTGGAGGAAAAGTGTCCGCGGCAACTCATCCAATATCTAATAGAGCACGTGTGCTCGACATTTTGAGAGCCCTTTCGATAAATCGATTTCCTGAATCTAAGGCACAATTAATCGAAGTTAATAACCAGCCTGGGATATTGTTAACCAAAGAAGGCATTCCTACTGGAGTCATTTGTTTCGAATGGGATGCCCTAGCGACGTCGATTCAGCGTATTTACATTATCGTAAACCCTGATAAAATTACTGCACTGATTTTATGA
- a CDS encoding carboxymuconolactone decarboxylase family protein: protein MTQRINYMQQSPELFKKMLEFSNAEQESVIEEKILDLVHIRASQMNGCGFCLDMHVKQAKIHGESELRLYHISIWWESTLFNPRERAALAWTEILTKLPEQGVPDDVYDRAREQFSEKEISDLTFSIMAINAWNRINVAFKNVPGSADAVFGLNKAGLH, encoded by the coding sequence ATGACACAACGCATTAATTATATGCAGCAATCACCTGAACTTTTCAAAAAAATGCTGGAATTCAGCAATGCTGAGCAGGAAAGTGTAATTGAGGAGAAGATTCTTGATCTCGTTCACATTAGAGCTTCGCAAATGAATGGCTGCGGATTCTGTTTGGACATGCATGTCAAGCAGGCTAAGATTCATGGCGAGAGTGAGCTTCGCCTCTACCACATCTCAATTTGGTGGGAATCGACGTTGTTTAATCCGCGTGAACGTGCTGCGCTGGCATGGACAGAAATCCTGACCAAACTGCCTGAACAAGGTGTGCCTGATGATGTTTATGATCGCGCTAGAGAGCAGTTCTCTGAAAAAGAAATCTCCGATCTGACGTTCTCCATTATGGCGATTAATGCATGGAATCGCATAAACGTAGCCTTCAAGAATGTACCGGGTTCGGCTGACGCCGTATTTGGATTGAATAAAGCAGGTTTACACTAA
- a CDS encoding ATP-grasp domain-containing protein, whose protein sequence is MAHLLMIESWVGASGILLPALLKSQGHTYTFVTRKLEHYQHAHSPEKHPVIRNADSVYVTETNDIPHLIAFLRPMSFDGVITVCDYYIEVVREVADALKLPCPFPKAVKTVRHKHLMRGALDIAGLANPKYRLAHHLAEVEEAAQDIGFPLVIKPVDLASSAFVRLIQNADELKDAYQALKDFPLNFRDQARDCTYLLEEFMTGEEVSVESVTYQGETTIIGITDKSVTGSPYFIENGHMFPAKLSEETRMAVTQFVLDALKAVDFNHGIAHTEVKITADGPRIVEINPRTAGNYIVELIQNVTDIHLLQAFVDISLGFKPLIAPKNNGITSGAVMFLVPPHGGKLTRIQGIDLLASDDHITRFNVEDCECTTIATPIDNACYLGYVITHDKEGLNARAYAEEAVKRMIFHYDHHEASV, encoded by the coding sequence ATGGCACATCTTTTAATGATTGAGAGCTGGGTAGGAGCAAGCGGTATTCTGTTGCCGGCTTTGCTCAAGTCGCAGGGGCACACGTACACGTTTGTTACTCGAAAGTTGGAGCATTATCAGCATGCACATAGCCCAGAAAAGCATCCAGTGATCAGAAATGCCGATTCTGTTTATGTAACAGAAACGAATGATATTCCTCATCTGATTGCATTTTTACGTCCAATGTCTTTCGATGGTGTCATTACAGTGTGTGATTACTACATTGAGGTGGTGAGAGAGGTAGCAGATGCATTGAAACTCCCATGTCCGTTCCCAAAAGCGGTGAAAACTGTCCGTCATAAACATCTTATGCGCGGCGCACTTGATATAGCAGGTCTTGCCAACCCTAAGTATCGACTTGCGCATCATCTGGCAGAAGTCGAAGAAGCTGCTCAAGACATCGGCTTTCCGCTAGTTATCAAACCGGTAGATCTGGCATCCAGCGCATTTGTTAGGCTTATTCAGAATGCAGATGAACTAAAGGATGCTTATCAGGCATTGAAGGACTTCCCGCTTAATTTTCGAGACCAGGCAAGGGATTGTACCTATCTTCTCGAAGAATTCATGACAGGGGAAGAAGTGAGTGTAGAGAGCGTCACCTACCAGGGTGAAACAACCATAATCGGCATTACGGACAAATCCGTTACTGGCTCCCCCTATTTCATCGAGAATGGGCACATGTTCCCTGCAAAGTTAAGCGAAGAAACTAGAATGGCAGTGACTCAGTTTGTTCTTGACGCGCTGAAAGCCGTAGATTTTAATCATGGGATTGCCCATACAGAAGTGAAAATTACCGCAGATGGGCCTCGTATTGTCGAGATCAATCCAAGGACGGCAGGGAACTATATTGTTGAACTTATACAAAATGTTACGGATATCCATTTGCTTCAAGCATTTGTTGACATCTCATTAGGCTTCAAACCTCTTATCGCTCCCAAAAATAATGGGATTACAAGCGGCGCTGTGATGTTCCTCGTTCCACCGCATGGTGGCAAGCTTACTCGCATTCAAGGTATTGATTTACTAGCGTCGGATGACCATATTACCCGCTTCAACGTCGAAGACTGTGAGTGTACAACGATTGCCACTCCGATAGATAACGCCTGCTACTTAGGCTATGTCATCACCCATGATAAGGAAGGATTAAATGCCAGAGCTTATGCAGAAGAAGCGGTTAAGCGCATGATCTTTCATTATGATCATCATGAGGCATCCGTATGA
- a CDS encoding Rossmann-like domain-containing protein yields the protein MRPTLTDSPHTIAELRQAVLEGKLGPKPETLTVTGSSYIYQTTQFPSSITKYHNYYVLVRVEAAFGACSHTSDQVEMEAAAQLSGTPLHVALQDTRLPVQIAALDAYLGSVYPHDVLCDRITRIPAGSPIQKAKLRDALIADMANIQPSQKVALIGVVNPLIEAIRAHGGICLPCDLQLAQTQWGDIVEKDMDSVLNDADSVICTGMTLSNGTFDHILKRVRERQIPLTVYAQTGSAVIAQFINQGVTALVAEPFPFTQFSAGESLLFGYTCEKEGDANEPQVGYR from the coding sequence ATGAGACCAACTCTGACAGATTCACCGCATACCATTGCGGAATTGCGACAAGCCGTACTGGAAGGCAAGCTTGGACCTAAACCAGAAACATTAACAGTTACGGGATCATCCTATATTTATCAAACGACGCAGTTTCCATCCTCCATAACCAAGTATCACAATTACTATGTACTAGTTAGAGTGGAAGCGGCTTTCGGCGCTTGTTCACATACTTCGGACCAAGTGGAAATGGAAGCGGCAGCGCAGCTTTCTGGAACTCCCTTGCATGTTGCGCTGCAGGATACAAGATTGCCAGTGCAAATCGCGGCTTTGGACGCTTATCTAGGCAGTGTCTACCCGCATGATGTGTTATGCGACAGGATAACCCGAATCCCTGCAGGATCGCCAATTCAGAAAGCGAAGCTGCGTGATGCTCTTATTGCGGATATGGCGAATATTCAACCCTCGCAGAAAGTGGCGCTCATCGGCGTGGTCAATCCACTGATTGAAGCAATTCGAGCACATGGCGGGATTTGTTTGCCTTGTGATTTGCAGCTCGCGCAAACCCAGTGGGGGGATATTGTGGAGAAGGATATGGATAGCGTGCTGAATGATGCGGACAGTGTGATCTGCACAGGCATGACGCTAAGCAATGGAACGTTTGATCATATTTTGAAGAGAGTCCGTGAAAGGCAAATTCCTTTAACCGTATATGCACAAACAGGAAGTGCTGTTATTGCTCAATTTATTAATCAAGGCGTCACAGCACTTGTTGCAGAACCGTTCCCATTCACCCAGTTCAGCGCAGGCGAATCACTTCTCTTTGGCTACACATGTGAAAAGGAAGGTGACGCGAATGAACCTCAAGTTGGATACAGATAA
- a CDS encoding class I SAM-dependent methyltransferase yields the protein MNLKLDTDNFLHTNPSLYLAFSGEDDLSMAHFMHKLLSEYKVGKKVLDIGCGPGREVAYLNHMGYEAVGLDNSEEMLLWAKEHYPEMSFVHGDQANFSLHQQFDALFCVGSTFLYNFTNDAVLSSLQCFRSHLHTDGMLYLDMRNAAFFLTKEGQRWLTDELVEQRQVKDKVISLQTRFSIDLANQILERDYCWTVDGFKPIVEHLRHRLLFPQELVQYLASSGFRLVQLFDKPDPHINNYDLQGPLSFSNEMVGRRMQIIAQAI from the coding sequence ATGAACCTCAAGTTGGATACAGATAACTTTTTACATACGAACCCTTCGCTTTACTTGGCATTCAGTGGCGAGGACGATCTAAGCATGGCGCATTTCATGCATAAGCTTTTGAGCGAATATAAGGTAGGCAAAAAAGTGCTGGATATCGGCTGCGGACCTGGTCGTGAGGTGGCTTATCTGAATCATATGGGATATGAGGCTGTCGGGCTTGACAACTCGGAAGAGATGCTCTTATGGGCAAAAGAACATTATCCCGAAATGTCATTCGTGCATGGTGATCAAGCTAATTTCTCGCTTCACCAGCAGTTTGATGCACTCTTTTGTGTAGGAAGCACCTTTCTATACAACTTTACGAATGATGCTGTTCTCTCAAGTTTGCAGTGTTTCCGCAGTCATCTTCATACAGACGGGATGCTGTACCTTGATATGCGAAACGCCGCTTTTTTTCTGACGAAAGAAGGACAGCGCTGGCTTACAGATGAACTTGTTGAACAGAGGCAGGTGAAAGACAAGGTTATTTCTCTGCAAACGCGATTCAGCATAGACTTGGCAAACCAAATACTGGAGCGCGATTATTGCTGGACAGTTGATGGATTTAAGCCGATTGTAGAGCATCTCAGGCATCGTCTCTTATTTCCCCAGGAATTGGTGCAGTATCTCGCTTCTTCTGGTTTCCGCCTCGTGCAGCTCTTTGATAAACCAGATCCTCATATTAACAATTACGACCTGCAAGGCCCTCTTTCTTTTAGCAATGAAATGGTAGGCAGACGTATGCAGATCATTGCGCAAGCGATATAA